From the genome of Globicephala melas chromosome 11, mGloMel1.2, whole genome shotgun sequence, one region includes:
- the LOC132598131 gene encoding LOW QUALITY PROTEIN: zinc finger protein with KRAB and SCAN domains 4-like (The sequence of the model RefSeq protein was modified relative to this genomic sequence to represent the inferred CDS: inserted 2 bases in 1 codon) produces MALSTPSWGSQSSQFQLMKALLKHESLAPIVLXGPLKMEDVALTLSPEWTQLDSAQVNFYRAEKQENCGSLTSLGGEIWTKIRDLPPDEDHPEQEAGQMPCHLSEDTAQISTCAEAGAQEGRLQRKQENASGRRRHYCHECGKTFAQSSGLTRHRRIHTGEKPYECEECGKTFIGSSALVIHQRVHTGEKPYECEECGKVFSHSSNLIKHQRTHTGEKPYECDDCGITFSQSCSLLEHRKIHTGEKPYQCNVCGKAFRRNSHLLRHQRIHGDKNVQNPDRGETWESQGRMGSQWENVEAPVSYKCNECERSFTRNRSLIEHQKIHTGEKPYQCDTCGKGFTRTSYLIQHQRSHAGKKILSP; encoded by the exons ATGGCACTGTCGACACCATCCTGGGGTTCACAAAGCAGCCAGTTCCAGCTGATGAAGGCTCTACTCAAGCATGAATCTTTGGCCCCTATTGTTTT GGGGCCGCTGAAAATGGAAGATGTGGCCTTGACTCTTTCCCCTGAATGGACACAGCTGGATTCAGCTCAGGTGAACTTCTACAGAGCTGAAAAGCAAGAGAACTGTGGCAGCCTGACCTCCTTGG GTGGTGAGATATGGACTAAGATCAGGGACCTGCCTCCAGATGAGGACCATCCAGAACAGGAGGCTGGGCAGATGCCATGCCACCTGAGTGAAGACACTGCCCAGATTTCTACATGTGCAGAAGCTGGTGCACAGGAGGGCAGGTTacaaagaaagcaggaaaatgcCTCTGGGAGGAGGCGGCACTATTGCCATGAATGTGGGAAGACTTTTGCTCAGAGTTCAGGCCTGACTAGGCACAGGAGAatccacactggggagaaaccctatgaatgtgaGGAGTGTGGCAAGACCTTCATCGGGAGCTCTGCCCTCGTCATTCATCAGAGAGtccacactggggagaaaccaTATGAGTGTGAGGAATGTGGCAAAGTCTTCAGTCACAGTTCAAACCTTATCAAACACCAGAGAACTCACACCGGGGAGAAGCCCTACGAGTGTGATGACTGCGGGATAACCTTTAGCCAGAGCTGCAGCCTCCTTGAACATCGCAAGatccacactggggagaagccATACCAGTGCAATGTGTGCGGCAAAGCCTTTAGGCGCAATTCACATCTCCTGAGACATCAGAGGATCCACGGCGATAAAAACGTTCAGAATCCTGACCGTGGAGAGACCTGGGAGAGTCAGGGGAGGATGGGAAGCCAGTGGGAAAATGTTGAGGCTCCCGTGTCTTATAAATGTAATGAGTGTGAGAGAAGTTTCACTAGGAATAGAAGCCTTATTGAGCACCAAAAAATCCAcactggtgagaaaccctatCAGTGTGATACATGCGGAAAAGGCTTCACCCGAACTTCATACCTTATTCAACATCAGAGAAGCCACGCTGGGAAAAAAATTCTGTCTCCATGA